One window of the Elusimicrobiota bacterium genome contains the following:
- the atpE gene encoding ATP synthase F0 subunit C: MKKPVVLSVLGMLASTAVAYATQAAGEAVPAAETVSKINPAVVPYFAATVIAAAFGLAIAAAVCGIGQGMATARAVEGIARQPEAQNQIQLAMMIGLAFIESLVLYCLFIAIILLFANPFAKLFM, translated from the coding sequence ATGAAAAAGCCAGTCGTGTTATCAGTACTCGGGATGTTGGCATCAACAGCAGTTGCTTATGCAACACAGGCAGCAGGTGAAGCAGTACCAGCAGCGGAAACAGTATCAAAAATCAACCCGGCGGTAGTACCATACTTTGCGGCAACAGTTATCGCTGCAGCGTTTGGTTTAGCAATCGCAGCGGCGGTATGCGGTATCGGGCAGGGTATGGCAACTGCACGCGCGGTGGAAGGCATTGCACGCCAGCCGGAAGCGCAAAACCAGATTCAGCTTGCGATGATGATCGGGTTAGCCTTTATTGAATCCCTGGTACTTTACTGTTTATTTATCGCTATCATATTATTATTCGCGAACCCGTTCGCAAAATTGTTCATGTAA
- the atpB gene encoding F0F1 ATP synthase subunit A gives MSIVPEPIHYKFLPIPLTLAMTWIVWLIILVTSLIARYKFKPVPGTLQNVIELILNFVYDLANTTLGQEARKYYPLFAGIFIFILISNLIGLIPGFTSPTSDLHVTITLALTVFIYYNYVGIRKHGILGYLKHFMGPKLPWYLVPVNALMFVIEIISHIARPFSLAIRLYCNIFAKEALLGFLALLMTIFLNDPTLFTKALAIVPLLLRPLIVLLGIMVGVIQAFIFLVLTIVYIAGATAAEEH, from the coding sequence ATGTCGATAGTACCCGAACCCATACATTATAAGTTTCTCCCTATACCTCTGACACTGGCGATGACCTGGATTGTTTGGCTGATAATTCTTGTTACTTCACTTATAGCACGGTATAAATTTAAACCCGTCCCCGGTACCCTGCAAAATGTTATAGAATTGATACTAAACTTTGTATACGACCTGGCAAACACAACTCTTGGACAGGAAGCGCGGAAGTATTACCCTTTGTTTGCCGGTATATTTATTTTTATCCTAATCAGTAATTTAATAGGCCTGATCCCGGGGTTCACGTCTCCGACTTCTGACCTCCATGTAACCATAACTTTAGCATTAACTGTTTTTATTTATTACAACTACGTAGGTATCCGTAAACACGGCATCCTGGGTTACCTCAAACACTTTATGGGCCCGAAATTACCGTGGTATCTCGTACCGGTCAATGCATTGATGTTCGTCATAGAAATTATAAGCCATATCGCACGCCCGTTTTCACTGGCGATACGTTTGTATTGCAACATCTTCGCAAAAGAAGCATTACTTGGCTTCCTTGCGTTACTGATGACAATATTCCTGAACGACCCCACGCTGTTTACAAAAGCATTGGCAATAGTACCGCTACTATTACGCCCGTTAATAGTTTTACTGGGTATAATGGTTGGGGTGATACAAGCATTCATTTTTTTGGTATTAACGATAGTATATATCGCCGGCGCAACCGCGGCGGAGGAACACTAA